A single window of Achromobacter xylosoxidans DNA harbors:
- a CDS encoding SapC family protein gives MTTQTSLPLFYEQPRPLAAGVHANLSLAGNTGFAYAAKTNAVPLVATELPTACRHFPIVFTDGEQPTPVAVLGVRGQENLFVDAQGQWRPGTYIPAYVRRYPFIFMENEDRSQYTLCIDEKAAAVVEGRDNPFFDEAGEPTALARSALEFCRDYQNQHAYTLEFARALADADLLVENRADITLADGQRLAMSGFKVIDEARFNKLPEAEFLRWRANGWLPLVYCHLLSINTWPSLIDQVQPVVAAEEAAEA, from the coding sequence ATGACCACGCAGACTTCGCTTCCCCTGTTCTACGAACAACCCCGTCCGCTCGCTGCCGGCGTGCACGCCAACCTGTCGCTGGCCGGCAATACCGGCTTCGCCTACGCCGCCAAGACCAACGCGGTGCCGCTGGTCGCCACCGAGCTGCCGACCGCGTGCCGCCACTTCCCCATCGTCTTCACCGATGGCGAGCAGCCCACGCCGGTCGCCGTGCTGGGCGTGCGCGGCCAGGAAAACCTGTTCGTCGACGCGCAGGGCCAATGGCGCCCCGGCACCTACATCCCGGCCTACGTGCGCCGCTATCCCTTCATCTTCATGGAGAACGAAGACCGCAGCCAGTACACGCTGTGTATCGACGAGAAGGCCGCCGCGGTGGTCGAGGGCCGTGACAACCCGTTCTTCGACGAGGCCGGCGAGCCGACCGCGCTGGCCCGCAGCGCCCTGGAATTCTGCCGCGACTACCAGAACCAGCACGCCTACACGCTGGAATTCGCGCGCGCCCTGGCCGACGCCGACCTGCTGGTCGAAAACCGCGCCGACATCACCCTGGCCGACGGCCAGCGCCTGGCCATGTCCGGCTTCAAGGTGATCGACGAAGCCAGGTTCAACAAGCTGCCGGAAGCGGAATTCCTGCGCTGGCGCGCCAATGGCTGGCTGCCGCTGGTCTATTGCCACCTGCTGTCGATCAACACCTGGCCCAGCCTGATCGATCAGGTGCAGCCGGTGGTCGCGGCCGAGGAAGCCGCCGAGGCGTGA
- a CDS encoding alpha/beta fold hydrolase, with product MTEQARITVSPETALIDVPRQIRIDGFPAYAFVTVTARMRMSGVPWRSQAVFMAGHDGSLDLARDCPVSGSYAEPSAMGLVWSMTCEEMDRVVFPPDRTEPLAIDLHATDGRHEATARLVQTFVAEGVTHRAVREQVGGMTLSGELYTPAGPGPHPLVIYMNGSSGGVNAPRAALFAARGYQCLALAIFNYDGRPKYLNDMPLEYFEQALRWARAELKPRDGFVALSGISRGGETSLLVASHYPDLVSAVVAYVPSPVTHGVVSAGEPGTGRNAQVWRKGGEPLPHLWQDNASADWEAAYASDPPYRQTHAFLSASRDAAAFERARIPVERYPGPVLLVSASDDGFWPSTAYSEIVMRQREAHGLPTSHYVCKGAGHHVHYPCLPATLISKPHAMSGLLLDAGGTPPANAAGNEGSYRAVLEFLARAAGQGQ from the coding sequence ATGACCGAGCAAGCCCGCATCACCGTCAGTCCCGAAACGGCGCTGATCGACGTGCCGCGCCAGATCCGCATCGACGGCTTTCCCGCCTACGCCTTCGTCACCGTCACGGCCCGCATGCGGATGAGCGGCGTGCCGTGGCGTTCGCAGGCGGTGTTCATGGCCGGCCACGACGGCAGCCTGGACCTGGCGCGCGACTGCCCCGTGTCCGGCAGCTATGCCGAGCCGTCCGCCATGGGACTGGTGTGGTCGATGACCTGCGAGGAGATGGACCGGGTGGTGTTTCCGCCCGATCGCACCGAGCCGCTGGCGATCGACCTGCACGCCACCGACGGCCGGCATGAGGCCACCGCGCGGCTGGTACAGACCTTCGTGGCCGAGGGCGTCACGCACCGCGCCGTGCGCGAACAGGTCGGCGGCATGACGCTGTCGGGCGAACTCTACACGCCCGCCGGCCCCGGCCCGCATCCGCTCGTGATCTACATGAACGGCTCGTCCGGCGGCGTCAACGCGCCGCGCGCGGCGCTGTTCGCGGCCCGCGGCTACCAGTGCCTGGCGCTGGCCATTTTCAACTACGACGGCCGGCCCAAGTACCTGAACGACATGCCGCTGGAGTATTTCGAGCAGGCGCTGCGCTGGGCCCGCGCCGAACTCAAGCCGCGCGACGGCTTCGTGGCGCTGTCGGGCATCAGCCGCGGCGGCGAGACCTCATTGCTGGTGGCGTCGCACTATCCCGACCTGGTGAGCGCGGTGGTGGCCTACGTGCCGTCGCCCGTGACGCACGGCGTGGTCAGCGCGGGCGAGCCGGGCACCGGACGCAATGCGCAGGTCTGGCGCAAGGGCGGGGAGCCCTTGCCGCACCTGTGGCAGGACAACGCCAGCGCCGATTGGGAGGCGGCCTACGCCTCGGACCCGCCGTACCGGCAGACCCATGCGTTCCTGAGCGCCAGCCGCGATGCCGCGGCGTTCGAGCGCGCCCGCATTCCGGTTGAACGCTATCCGGGCCCGGTCCTGCTGGTGAGCGCGTCGGATGACGGCTTCTGGCCCAGCACCGCATATTCCGAGATCGTCATGCGCCAGCGCGAGGCGCACGGGCTGCCCACGTCGCATTATGTGTGCAAGGGGGCGGGGCATCACGTGCACTATCCGTGCCTGCCGGCCACGCTGATCAGCAAGCCGCACGCCATGTCGGGCCTGTTGCTGGACGCGGGCGGCACGCCGCCGGCCAATGCGGCCGGCAACGAGGGGTCCTATCGCGCGGTGCTGGAATTCCTGGCGCGCGCGGCCGGGCAAGGCCAGTAA